The following nucleotide sequence is from Thermococcus sp. Bubb.Bath.
ACGTGCCGTTGAATACATTGATGGTATACCAGGCTGGCTAGTGGAGTTTGGAAGGAGCTACTTGAGGACAGGTGATTTTGATAAAGCCATTGAAAATGTCCTGAAAACTGCCCGGGGCTTTGTCAGAGGGGAGTTGGGGGAACTTGAGAAGAGAAGCCCCCGGTACCCCGTGATTCTCAAAGCCATCGCCCAAGGCTTCAATAGGTGGAACCTCATAAGAGACTATCTCCTGTCCGGGGGCATGCGGGTTCCTAATTCGAGGCTCGCAAACCTCCTCCGCAACCTTGAGAAGATGAGCTGGATTGAGGAAGACTTCAGCTCCGGGGAAAAGAGATATAGACTCGTCGATCCAGTAATCGAACGCGTTCTCAGGGAGCGATAATCTTTTTATCTCCCCCGCTTCTATTTTTTTCATGTCCAAAAAGCACGCCGTCAGTGCGGTACTCCTGTGGTCAACGGTCGCCTCCGCCTTCAAGCTCTCGCTGCGCTACCTCACCCCTCCCCAGCTCCTCTTCTACGCTTCCCTAACCTCACTCATCCTGTTTGGGGTTCTGTACTCTTGGGAGTTCTCTCTCAGAAAAGAGAACCTCCGCTCGGCTTACCTAGGCTTGATAAACCCCCTCCTCTACTACACGGTTCTCTTTTCGGCCTACGACAGGCTTCCCGCGCAGGAGGCGCAGGCGCTCAACTACACCTGGCCCATAATGCTCGTCCTCCTCTCAATCCCCCTCCTCGGGAGGAAGCCTGGGGCAAGGACGATATTGGGCCTCCTCACAGGATTCCTCGGTGCCATTGTGGTGGCCACCAGGGGAAACCTGACGGGTATGAGCTTCTCCGACCCCCTCGGTGTGGCCCTCGGCCTCGGGAGCGCCGTGATATGGTCCGCCTACTGGCTCCTTAACCTTAGGGACAGAAGGCCGCTCGTTGAAAAGATGTTCTGGAACTTCCTCTTCGGGTTCGTCTACGTATCGGCGGTTCTCCTGATCTCGGGCGGGTTTATCGTTCCCCCGGTTAAGGACCTCGCCGGTGCCGTCTACGTCGGCCTCTTCGAGATGGGCGTCACGTTCCTCCTCTGGTACCGCGCCGTTGAGAGCGACATGGCCTTCGCCTCGAACCTTGCCTACCTTGTTCCATTTTTGAGCCTATTCTTTATCTCGGTCGTTGTGGGAGAGACGATAGCCCCGTCGACCGTTCTGGGGCTGGTTATGATAGTCGTGGGGATAATCATTGGGCGTGAAAACCGATGAGGACTTGAACGGTAATGGAAGCGGCTCTGAAGCTTTTGGGAAGCTTGAATGTCTCAGCAACTTGACCGATAATAAGCGGGAATTTCACCATAAAATTGACAGGATATTGCGGGTTTGCTTTTCTTTTAACGCCCGGAGAGGGTTGTACCGTGAGTAAACCCTTAAGTCCTGAGATTTTAGTCGTGAATCTCGTAGGGTGATTGCAGTATAATAAACACATTCACTCTTCAAGCAGGCTGGTTAAAACGATTAAAACATTCCGCCAGCGCTGAAACTTTGCAAGCAAGGTTTCATCAAAGTGGAGTTTTCCCATTGAAGTGGCAGAAAAAACAAGCGTGCGGCAATCAGGGCTTCATTGAAAGAGGGGTTGACATTTAATTCAAGTCGTTTAATTGGTTTCACTTTTACCGGCACCCTGAGGGTGCCTTTGAGTGTGAAACACTATAAGACTGCAAGTTGAATAGAAGCCCCTTAAGAACAGGATTCTCAAAAAAGCACGTTATTTTCCCGCCATCCGTTAAGGACGCTTGAACAACAGTGAAAGCGGCGCTGAAACTTTGCCTTGCAAAGTTTCATCAAAGCTTGTGGTTCTTGTCAAAAGTGCTGTTTTTAGGAGATTTTCTTTAGAAACTTGCTTTCTAGCCGTGAATTTAAATTTTAGTGTGTGCTTGTTATCTGTGAGTTTGTTTTTAATAGACGCCCGAAGGCGTCAAAGTGAGGAAAACTCTTGTCAACAATCTGGAATTGATGGAATTCATTTACTTTTGGCTTGTGTACGTGAAAATCCTCATAAAAGGGCAAATTTTAGAAGGAACCACGAGCCTTGATCAAACTCAATGGGACTATCGTCCCGTGCGTTGAAACTTCGCTTCAACGTCGCGCAGGCGAAGTTTGTTATGGTGCGGTGGCCGGGATTCGAACCCGGGTTACCGGCTTGGAAGGCCGGTGTCCTAGACCAGGCTAGACTACCACCGCGCTGAGAGAATGGTGGGGCGAGGGGGATTTGAACCCCCGACACCCGGATCTTCAGTCCGGCGCTCTCCCAGGCTGAGCTACCGCCCCACGTCCAAAGATAAAAGGCTGAAGCGGATTTATAAATCTTGCGGTAGTGGCTCAAATCTTAGGCTCAACTGCATAGACCGTCTTGTCTTCACCGATGGCCTCGATGAGCCCCCGATGTCTTCTCACGCAACTCTCGCACTCGCCGCAGTGGATCGGCTTCCCGTCCTCTGTGAAGCCCTTCGGCATGTAGCAGGAGTTGGAGTACTCGTACTTCGCTCCGAGCTCCTTCAGGAGCTTCGCGATGCCCTTCTTGTCGAGGTCTATGAGCGGAGCGACGACCTTAACCTCTGCCATGGCCCCATACCTGAGCATCTCGTTCATCTTTTCCACGAACTCAGGCGTGTTGTCCGGGAAAGTGGCGCCTTCCTCGGCGTTGAAGCCGACTATTATGCCCCCGCCGCCGAGGGCATCGAGGAGCGAAGCGGCGACAGCTATCAGGACAACGTTTCTTGCAGGAACCCAGACGCTCTTCGCGGTCTCCTGGGCCACTTCCATGTCTTCAAGCTCTTTCCCTGTAACCTTCGGCGTCTCCCCGCCGACGAGCGTCGTCCCGCGGAGCTTTGAAAATTTCTCAAGGAAGTCGAGCCTGACTATCTTGAGCGGGACGTCCAGCTCCTTTGAGAAGAACTCAGCCACCCTGTTAGTCACTTTCTCCTCGTTGCTACCGTAGTTGATAGTGAGCATTATAACCTCGTCGTAGTTCCTCTTCGCCCAGTAGAGGCAGGCCGTGCTGTCAAGCCCGCCGCTGAAGAGAACCACCGCGCGCTTCATTCTACCACCTCCGGAAGTAGTTTAATGCTCAGTTTCTTAGCTCTTTTCCTAAGCTTCTTGTCGTAGGTTGCAAGAGTCCCAACTTCCTTAGCTATGGTCAGCAACACCGAGTCGTTGTAGTGTGTTAAGGAAAGGCTTTGGAGAGTCTCAAACGCCTTTATCAGGTACCTCCTGTCGTCTACGAGTTTTGTTCTCTCGTCTTCAACTATCTGCTCTACGAGTTCCCTGGCCTCTTTACTTGAGAAGCCGAGCTTTCTGAAGTTCCAGACGACCTCATAAATAACAATGGCCGGCACGATCCATTTCTCTAGAGATGGAGAGTGCAGGAGTTCAAAGGCCTCCCCGTGGCGGGGCATCTCCTCAACTGCCGCATATAGGAAAACGTTGGTGTCTATCACGGCCTCCATTCCATTTCCTCCTCCATGGCCTCCTCTTCGAGCTTCTCAAGCTCCTCTTCGGTTATCTTCCTGCCGAGCCTGAAGGTTTTCCACTTCCTTTTAGCCCTTTTAATCACTATCTCGTCCCCTCTAAGCTTGACGTCTAGGTACTCTCCTTCCCTTATCCCGAGGATCTTTCTTATCTCAGCTGGAATCGTTATCTGGTAATTGCGGGTAACTTTCGTCAAAGGCATAGTAGTTCACCAGAGTATAGTAGATTTTTCTACTAGATAACTCTTTCGCTCACTCCAGAGCCAAACCGACTATCTCCTTCACGCTCGAAAACCCTTCCTCCTCAAGGTAGCGTTCGATCCCCTTGCTTATCTCTTTAAATACCTTCCAGCCGCGGAGGGAAACGGCAGTTCCAATCTGGAGAGCAGACGCTCCGGCCAGGAGGAACTCTACGGCGTCCTGCCAGGTCGTTATGCCCCCGATTCCGATCACAGGAACCTCAAGGGTTCTTGCGAGGTCGTAGACTGCCCTCAGGGCGACGGGCTTAACGCCCGGCCCGGAATACCCGCCGACTTTGTTGCTCAGTATGGGCTTTCTGGCGTAGATGTCTATGGCGATTGCCTTCAGTGTGTTTATCGCCGAGACGGCATCGGCCCCACCCTTCTCAGCGGCAAGACCAAGTTTTGTTATGTCGTCAATGTTTGGCGTGAGCTTGGCTATAACTGGCTTATCAGTGGCGTCTTTCACGGCCCTGACGATATCGTAGACGTTCTCTGGCTTCTGTCCTGTCTCCATGCCGTAGCCCTTGGCGTGGGGGCAGGAAAGGTTGAGCTCGAAAGCATCTGCAACGTCGCTCAGCTTCTCCGCGAGAAAGGCGAACTCCTCCGGCGTTCCACCGAAGATAGAACCTATAACCGGGAAGTCGAAAGTATAACCCTCAACCATCTCAAGGAAGCCTTTCCAGCCCGGATTTGGGAGTCCCATCGCGTTTATCAGCCCGTAGGGAAGTTCCACTATCGTAGGATTGTCGTAGCCTTTTCTAGGCTCGATGCCGATTGATTTCGTAACGACGCCGCCGGCGCCTTCCTCGTGGGCCCTCATCCACTGCTCCGGAACCTTGTCGTTTATCCCAGACGCGAGGATGAGAGGGTTCTCGAACTTGATTCCGAAAAGCTCGACCTCAAGGCTCGCCATGTAGACACCCCTGGGGAAAAGGAGGAAGCTCCGCTAATAAGGTTTTGCTTTAGTTGTATCACTCCCGCCAGAAACGTTTCTCTAGTGGCGGCGGGCGCGCCTGGGGGTGGGAACCCTCCGCCGCGCCCTTCCACCTGGGCTCGCTCACCCCCGCTACCCCGGGAGCGCCGCACGTCCCGCCTACCGCTGCTCCCTTCCGGGCCTGGCGGGGTTCGGCGGGCAAAGGGCGTTAGCCCGGCCCTCCAGCCGGACCTCGCCCACCGCCGGCCCCCCGGGACGAGGGATCACCGTTGTACCCCGGCTTCCGGGCGCGGTTTTGGGAACCGCCCCCCGGGCTTCGGCCCCGGCATATCGACGGTTTCCGGTTGCAGGGGACGCCGAACCCCCCGGCCTAGCCCGCCGCCGGGATTACCTATCCTCCTGGGATATATAAAGGTTTGGTAGAGGGGAGCCTTTTGTGGTTTGCCACCCCCCAGTCAAGAAAAGGTTATAAAGGCCCTCCGATTAGCATCGTGAGGGTTATCATGAGGATAGTCTTCGACATAGGCGGATCTGTTCTCGTTCCGGAGGATCCGGACATCGATTTTATTAAGGCAATAGCGTATGAGCTCGTTAAGATAAGTGAGGACCATGAGGTAGCTGTTGTCGTCGGCGGCGGGAGGGTGTCAAGGAAGTACATCCAGGCGGCCAAGACGTTCACGCCCAACGAGACGTTCAAGGACTACATAGGGATACACATCACGAGGGCCAACGCAATGCTTTTGATAGCTGCCCTCGGCGAGAAGGCTTACCCATTCGTCATCCAGGACTTCAGGAAAGCCTGGGAGGTCATCCAGCTCAAGAAGATTCCGATAATGGGTGGAACCCATCCGGGCCACACTACTGATGCAGTTGCCGCACTGCTGGCGGAATATCTTCAGGCCGACCTTCTGGTGGTCGTCACCAACGTCGATGGAGTTTACGACTCCGACCCCAAGAAGAACCCCAACGCGAAGAAGCTCGACAGGATCACAGTTGACCAGCTCGTTGAAATAGCTATGCAGGAGGAAAGCAAGGCCGGAGGAAGCGGCGTTGTTGATGCTTTGGCCGCCAAGTTCATCCAGCGCGGCGAGATACGAACATACATCGTCGGCAAGAATGATGCCTATCACCTCTTTGACGTGGTTAATGGCAAACACAGCGGAACGGTTGTGGAGCCTTGATACTTTAGCTTTTCTTCTTTGCTCTTGAAACACTTATATATTTTGTCCGACTATTGTCCTACGGTGAGGGGAATGTCAGCTACCGAAAAGGTTTCCATCCGCTTTCCCCCTGCTCTGATGAGAGAAATAGATGAGCTCGTTGAGAAGGGAGAGTTCTCAAGCAGGAGCGAATTCATCAAAGAGGCCGTTAGGTTCTTCCTCCTCCGCTATGAATCTCCTAAAGAGCTCTGGGAGGAGTACAAACTGCTCGCCAAGAGCAGGAAAATTCCGAGCGAGGAGGAAATCCAAAAGCTCCTTGAGGAAGTGGACAAGGAATGGAAACGCTCAAGGTCGTAATAGACACGAACGTGATAATAACCGCCGCTATAAACCCCTTCGGGAGCTCCGGGAAGGTTATGAACTTAGTCGTGGAGAAGAAAGTCACCTCATACGCCTCAGAGGTCATCCTTGAGGAGCTCCGGTTCAAACTGACGAGTGAGAAGGTTCTGAAGTACCTTGAGAGTAGGGTTTACGCCCTCTGGATTTACAGAATTTTCAGGGCATCATCCACTCTGGTTGAACCGGCCAAGCACTTCGAAGTCTCGCCTGATCCGGACGACAACAAGTTTTTCGATGCCGTTTATTCCTCCGAGGCAGCGGTTTTGATAAGCCTCGACAAGAAGCACGTGCTGAAGCTGAGGGATGGGGAGAGAAGGTTCTCTTTGAATGGACACGAGTTTCTCATCCTGACGCCAGCGGAGCTCCTTGAGCTAATCGAAAGGGATAAAACCTTGAATGTGTAATGCCTTTTTGTGAGTATCCATGTGCAAGATGGCGCACTATGGGAACTGTGACCCGGAGACTGCCGATCAAGGATATTGTATCTTCCACAAGCAAAGCTCAAAGCTTACGTTCACAACTTCATTGAATGGCTTTTGGGCGATCTGCCCTCAGAATACGGCACGAACTGGGTTCGGCTCTTTCTCTTGTCACTGCTCGTTATTATTGGCAACACGGTTCCATACGCCCTCTGGAGCGCCTACATTGAAGGCTTTCCTCAAACCTTCAATTATCCCATTCGCTTCGCCAACGCTCTCTACTACCCCCTCGTCACCTTCACAACCCTCGGCTACGGCGACATGCACCCCACGGGCTGGCTAAAAGCTTTAAGTGCTCTTGAAGCTCTGACCGGTGCAGTCTTCATGGCGCTCATAGTGGCAGTCATAGCGAGGAAGTGGATGCGGTAAGCGGAAAGGTAATTAACCCTCAATTCTAACATTTTGAATGGTGGGAAAGATGGAAGCTGATCCCATTAGCGTTCTCCTGTATGACATACGCGAGATGAAGAGGCGCCTCAACGAGATGGAGAAAGAGCTACTAAAGCTCAAGGCAAGGCTCATTGAGGAAGAGGAAGGAGAAAGTCCAGAGGAGATAGAGAGTCTCGAAAAGGAGGCCCTTGAAAGTGGAAAGGATTGGGACGAGCTCAAGAAGGCGCTGGCCTTATGACGTTTAGGGTCATCATAAGTCCCCGCGCAGAGAAGGGACTCCGATCACTTCCGGAGGCGAGCATGAAAAAGTTTGCTGAGCTAGTTGAAGTTCTGAAACATAACCCAGTTCCAGTGGAAAAGTTTGACATTAAGAAGCTCAAGGGATATGAAAGAGCCTATCGAATTCGGCTTGGGAAATTTAGAGTTGTGTATACTGTGAGATGGGATGAAGATGTTGTAGTCATTCTCAAAGTCGAGCCCCGAGAACGGGCATAACGCTGACCCAACCCTTTTATACCTTCTCCTCCTTCTTCCTTCGGTGATGCCCATGAAAATCGTAGTCATCGGTTCTGGAACCGCTGGGAGCAACTTTGCCCTCTTCATGCGCAAGCTCGACAGGAAGGCCGAGATAATAGTTATAGGAAAGGAGCCGACGATGCAGTACTCCCCATGCGCTCTCCCCCACGTCATAAGCGGCACGATTGAGAAGCCGGAGGACGTTATAGTCTTTCCGAACGAGTTCTATGAGAGGCAGAAGATTGAAATGATGCTTGGCACCGAGGTTAAAGCCATTGACCGCAAGAGGAAGGTTGTAATTACGGATAAGGGTGAGGTTCCCTACGACAAGCTCGTTTTAGCAGTTGGCTCTAAGGCCTTCGTCCCACCGATTAGGGGAGGTGAGAACGAGGGCGTCTTCACCCTCAAGAGCCTCGACGACGTCAGGAGGATAAAGGCATACATAGCGGAGAGAAAGCCGAAGAAGGCCATCGTCATCGGCGCTGGTTTAATAGGTCTTGAGGGTGCCGAGGCCTTCGCCAAGCTCGGTATGGAAGTCCTCGTAGTCGAGCTGATGGACCGTTTAATGCCCACCATGCTGGACAAGGACACTGTAAAGCTCGTCCAGACTGAGATGGAAAACCACGGCGTTTCCTTCCGCTTCGGCGTCGGCGTGAGTGAGATCATCGGAAGCCCTGTCGAAGCGGTCAAGATTGGGGAAGAGGAAGTTCCTGCAGACCTCGTTCTCGTTGCAACTGGTGTAAGGGCGAACACCGACCTTGCCAAGCAGGCGGGCCTCGAAGTGAACCGCGGGATAGTCGTTAACGAGCACCTCCAGACAGGCGACCCAGATATTTACGCGATAGGCGACTGTGCGGAGGTTATCGACGCCGTAACCGACGGTAGGATCCTCAGCCAGCTCGGAACCTCCGCCGTCAGGATGGCGAAAGTAGCCGCCGAGCACATAGCTGGAAAGGACGTTTCCTTCAGGCCGGTCTTCAATACGGCTATAACCGAGCTGTTCGACCTTGAAATCGGCGCCTTCGGAATCACCGAGGAGAGGGCAAAGAGAGAGGGCATCGAAGTCGTTGTCGGCAAGTTCAAAGGCTCAACAAAGCCGGAGTACTACCCCGGAGGAAAGCCCATAACCGTTAAGCTCATATTCAGGAAAACCGACAGGAAGCTCATAGGCGGGCAAATAGTCGGTGGCGAGAGGGTCTGGGGCAGGATAATGACGCTCTCCGCGTTAGCACAGAAGGGGGCGACGGTTGAGGATGTTGCCTACCTTGAGACAGCCTATGCTCCACCGATAAGCCCGACCATCGACCCGATAACGGTCGCGGCTGAGATGGCCCAGAGACGGCTTCGTTGACTCTTTGTCCTTTTGGCCTTTTCACTGTTTGTTCTTTTGGGCACTTATGCTGCTGCCAGGATTGTCCTACTGGTACATGTGGAGGGTACTCTGCAAATGCTGTGTTTAATGTATCTTTCGATGTTTCAGTGTTTAGATTTGAATCATAATGCCTATTTTAGTTTTATATTCGAACTTACTACCTGGAATTTTACCTAAATAACAAACTTTTACTTCCTTAGATTTGCGCTGAAAAAAATTCAATGTTACACGAGTATTTTATACCCTAAACCTCACCTAAATAGGGTTCAACATAACGGTGTGTTTCTCCAAAGACGTATTCTATCTTCAATTCTGGGGGGACTTTCCACAATTCTGTGGAGATTCTATATTGACACGGAAATATTTATAATTCCATTGATGTCCATTTATGGAAGGCAATGATGGGATGCCGCCCATGAGCCTTATAACTGAACGAAGGTGATAAAATGAGGAAGGTTTACGGTGTGGTGTTGGCCCTGTTCGTTGCGGGCCTAATGCTCGGCGTGACCGCCGCGGCTCCATCACCGCAGGTTGGAAACGCCCCGACCTATAAGAACTACGCCCTGCTGACACCGAAGCTCTTCCAGATGGTACAGAACATGAACTGGGACCAGGACGTGAGCACGATCATAATGTTCGACAACCAGCAGGACAAGAAGAACGCCATAACCATCCTGAAGTTCATGGGCGCGAAGATTAAGTACGACTACAAGGCCATTCCCGCGGTGGCCGTCACCCTCAAGGTCCACGACCTTCTCGCGATAGCTGGAATGATAGACACCGGGTTCTTCGGGAACAGCCAGCTCTCCGGTGTCCAGTTCATCCAGGATGACTATAAAATCCAGGCCGATGTTGACCTTGAGGGTCTCGATGAGTCAACCGCCCAAATCTCTGCGCCCCAAGTGTGGAACGTCGGATACGATGGAAGCGGTGTGACAGTTGCCGTCGTTGACACCGGCATAGACGCCTCTCACCCGGATCTTCAGGGCAAGGTAATCGGCTGGAAGGACTTCGTCAACAACAGAACCACCCCGTACGATGACCAGGGGCACGGAACCCATGTTGCGGGTATAATAGCAAGCACCGGCGCCGCCAGCAACGGACAATATAAGGGAGTTGCCCCCGGAGCAAAGCTCGTCGGTGTCAAGGTTTTGAATTCACAGGGAAGCGGTTCGGTGTCCACGATAATCGCGGGAATAGATTGGGTCATCCAGAACAAGGACAAGTACAACATCAGCGTCATCAACCTATCCCTCGGTGGCTCACAGAGCTCGGATGGAACCGATGCCCTAAGTCAGGAGGTTGACAAGGCGTGGGAGGACGGCATAGCCGTATGCGTGGCCGCTGGGAACAGCGGGCCCGATACATACACGGTGGGTTCCCCAGCCGCTGCCCCTGACGTCATCACGGTCGGTGCCGTCGACAAGAACGACGTCATAACGTACTTCTCCAGCAGGGGCCCGACCGCCGACGGAAGACTCAAGCCGGAGGTCGTTGCTCCGGGTAACTGGATAATCTCTGACAGGGCAGCCGGAACCCAGCTCACTAGTGAAACCGTCGGTCAGTACTACGTCGCCGCCTCCGGAACTTCAATGGCTACACCCCACGTCAGCGGTGCCGTTGCTCTCCTGAGGGAGGCCCACCCTGACTGGACGCCGGATAAGATAAAGTACGTCCTCGAGATAACCGCAGATGTAGTTAACTCAAGTGCGATAGCGGGCGTGGCTTATGGTGCCGGCAGGATAAACGTGTACGAGGCCCTCAACTACGACCAGGACTCAAAGGTTGACTTCACGGGCTATCTCGACAACAAGCAGAACGTTACAGATGAGGTTAGTGTAAGCAGCGGCACCACGAGGATAGCCGCGCTTCTAACTTGGGACAACCCGCAGGCCGATCTTGACCTTTACATGTACGACCCGAACGGCCAGCTCACCGACTACTCCGACACCAGCTACTATGGATTTGAGAAGGTCGCGTACAGAAACCCCACACCCGGGACATGGTACTTCCTGGTGGTGAGCTACTCTGGCAGCGCCAACTACAAGCTTGAGGTGCTCGATGAAGGGGGTACCGTGAGCAAGGTATCCAACAGTGGTAGCGGAAGCAACGGTGGAAGCAGTGGAAGCAGTGGCAGTTCCGGAAGTGGAAGCAACGGCGGCAGTGGCACCCAGCCCAGCCCGCAGCCGACCCAGTCCGTCGTCGTCAAGAACTTTACTGGAACAGTTGACTATCAGAATTACGTCGTCGACACCGTGACCGTCAACAGCGGCGCCACCCAGATAGAGGGATACCTCTACGGAAACAGCTACGACGACCTTGACCTCTACCTGTACGACCCGAACCAGAACCTCGTTACAAGCTCCACGAACCCAGGCTCCGATGAATATGTCAGCTACAACAACCCATCCCCGGGAACGTGGTACTTCGTC
It contains:
- a CDS encoding DMT family transporter; its protein translation is MSKKHAVSAVLLWSTVASAFKLSLRYLTPPQLLFYASLTSLILFGVLYSWEFSLRKENLRSAYLGLINPLLYYTVLFSAYDRLPAQEAQALNYTWPIMLVLLSIPLLGRKPGARTILGLLTGFLGAIVVATRGNLTGMSFSDPLGVALGLGSAVIWSAYWLLNLRDRRPLVEKMFWNFLFGFVYVSAVLLISGGFIVPPVKDLAGAVYVGLFEMGVTFLLWYRAVESDMAFASNLAYLVPFLSLFFISVVVGETIAPSTVLGLVMIVVGIIIGRENR
- the queC gene encoding 7-cyano-7-deazaguanine synthase QueC, which gives rise to MKRAVVLFSGGLDSTACLYWAKRNYDEVIMLTINYGSNEEKVTNRVAEFFSKELDVPLKIVRLDFLEKFSKLRGTTLVGGETPKVTGKELEDMEVAQETAKSVWVPARNVVLIAVAASLLDALGGGGIIVGFNAEEGATFPDNTPEFVEKMNEMLRYGAMAEVKVVAPLIDLDKKGIAKLLKELGAKYEYSNSCYMPKGFTEDGKPIHCGECESCVRRHRGLIEAIGEDKTVYAVEPKI
- a CDS encoding PIN domain-containing protein gives rise to the protein MEAVIDTNVFLYAAVEEMPRHGEAFELLHSPSLEKWIVPAIVIYEVVWNFRKLGFSSKEARELVEQIVEDERTKLVDDRRYLIKAFETLQSLSLTHYNDSVLLTIAKEVGTLATYDKKLRKRAKKLSIKLLPEVVE
- a CDS encoding AbrB/MazE/SpoVT family DNA-binding domain-containing protein gives rise to the protein MPLTKVTRNYQITIPAEIRKILGIREGEYLDVKLRGDEIVIKRAKRKWKTFRLGRKITEEELEKLEEEAMEEEMEWRP
- a CDS encoding dihydroorotate dehydrogenase, which produces MASLEVELFGIKFENPLILASGINDKVPEQWMRAHEEGAGGVVTKSIGIEPRKGYDNPTIVELPYGLINAMGLPNPGWKGFLEMVEGYTFDFPVIGSIFGGTPEEFAFLAEKLSDVADAFELNLSCPHAKGYGMETGQKPENVYDIVRAVKDATDKPVIAKLTPNIDDITKLGLAAEKGGADAVSAINTLKAIAIDIYARKPILSNKVGGYSGPGVKPVALRAVYDLARTLEVPVIGIGGITTWQDAVEFLLAGASALQIGTAVSLRGWKVFKEISKGIERYLEEEGFSSVKEIVGLALE
- the pyrH gene encoding UMP kinase, with product MRIVFDIGGSVLVPEDPDIDFIKAIAYELVKISEDHEVAVVVGGGRVSRKYIQAAKTFTPNETFKDYIGIHITRANAMLLIAALGEKAYPFVIQDFRKAWEVIQLKKIPIMGGTHPGHTTDAVAALLAEYLQADLLVVVTNVDGVYDSDPKKNPNAKKLDRITVDQLVEIAMQEESKAGGSGVVDALAAKFIQRGEIRTYIVGKNDAYHLFDVVNGKHSGTVVEP
- a CDS encoding ribbon-helix-helix domain-containing protein gives rise to the protein MSATEKVSIRFPPALMREIDELVEKGEFSSRSEFIKEAVRFFLLRYESPKELWEEYKLLAKSRKIPSEEEIQKLLEEVDKEWKRSRS
- a CDS encoding putative toxin-antitoxin system toxin component, PIN family, which codes for METLKVVIDTNVIITAAINPFGSSGKVMNLVVEKKVTSYASEVILEELRFKLTSEKVLKYLESRVYALWIYRIFRASSTLVEPAKHFEVSPDPDDNKFFDAVYSSEAAVLISLDKKHVLKLRDGERRFSLNGHEFLILTPAELLELIERDKTLNV
- a CDS encoding potassium channel family protein, whose product is MYLPQAKLKAYVHNFIEWLLGDLPSEYGTNWVRLFLLSLLVIIGNTVPYALWSAYIEGFPQTFNYPIRFANALYYPLVTFTTLGYGDMHPTGWLKALSALEALTGAVFMALIVAVIARKWMR
- a CDS encoding type II toxin-antitoxin system RelE/ParE family toxin, which encodes MTFRVIISPRAEKGLRSLPEASMKKFAELVEVLKHNPVPVEKFDIKKLKGYERAYRIRLGKFRVVYTVRWDEDVVVILKVEPRERA
- a CDS encoding NAD(P)/FAD-dependent oxidoreductase, which encodes MKIVVIGSGTAGSNFALFMRKLDRKAEIIVIGKEPTMQYSPCALPHVISGTIEKPEDVIVFPNEFYERQKIEMMLGTEVKAIDRKRKVVITDKGEVPYDKLVLAVGSKAFVPPIRGGENEGVFTLKSLDDVRRIKAYIAERKPKKAIVIGAGLIGLEGAEAFAKLGMEVLVVELMDRLMPTMLDKDTVKLVQTEMENHGVSFRFGVGVSEIIGSPVEAVKIGEEEVPADLVLVATGVRANTDLAKQAGLEVNRGIVVNEHLQTGDPDIYAIGDCAEVIDAVTDGRILSQLGTSAVRMAKVAAEHIAGKDVSFRPVFNTAITELFDLEIGAFGITEERAKREGIEVVVGKFKGSTKPEYYPGGKPITVKLIFRKTDRKLIGGQIVGGERVWGRIMTLSALAQKGATVEDVAYLETAYAPPISPTIDPITVAAEMAQRRLR
- a CDS encoding S8 family serine peptidase produces the protein MRKVYGVVLALFVAGLMLGVTAAAPSPQVGNAPTYKNYALLTPKLFQMVQNMNWDQDVSTIIMFDNQQDKKNAITILKFMGAKIKYDYKAIPAVAVTLKVHDLLAIAGMIDTGFFGNSQLSGVQFIQDDYKIQADVDLEGLDESTAQISAPQVWNVGYDGSGVTVAVVDTGIDASHPDLQGKVIGWKDFVNNRTTPYDDQGHGTHVAGIIASTGAASNGQYKGVAPGAKLVGVKVLNSQGSGSVSTIIAGIDWVIQNKDKYNISVINLSLGGSQSSDGTDALSQEVDKAWEDGIAVCVAAGNSGPDTYTVGSPAAAPDVITVGAVDKNDVITYFSSRGPTADGRLKPEVVAPGNWIISDRAAGTQLTSETVGQYYVAASGTSMATPHVSGAVALLREAHPDWTPDKIKYVLEITADVVNSSAIAGVAYGAGRINVYEALNYDQDSKVDFTGYLDNKQNVTDEVSVSSGTTRIAALLTWDNPQADLDLYMYDPNGQLTDYSDTSYYGFEKVAYRNPTPGTWYFLVVSYSGSANYKLEVLDEGGTVSKVSNSGSGSNGGSSGSSGSSGSGSNGGSGTQPSPQPTQSVVVKNFTGTVDYQNYVVDTVTVNSGATQIEGYLYGNSYDDLDLYLYDPNQNLVTSSTNPGSDEYVSYNNPSPGTWYFVVYAYDTYYWSANYFLQVKIHYAS